The DNA region GGTCAAAACTCACAACATGTTGCACACTGCACCAATACTGCTGTATGACATCACTTTGGACACTGGCTGTTGTATTTGAGCGGTTAAATGATTGTAACAGACTACAATTAGATTCACCCAATCAAATAAGAGTTTACACCCCATTCTGAGTTTAGATGCTGCAGTTGGTGATTTGATTGGTCCACCATGATTCACACATTCTGTTCACGATACCGATGTCCCTCACGGAGAACCACCTGAGCTCAAACTGTTCACATGCTTATTCTCAAACTTAAATCCTTACTGTGGACCAACTGAATGAAACATTCACTTCCTGCATTGTCGCCACAGACTGGGTCAGATATGTGGCAACTTTCAAAAATGAAAGATTTAGTTTGGGGTTACTCTTCAAAGTTAGAAAATATGTACACAATTTTCTGCAAAAAGGGAACAACATGTGAGAAACATGTTACCACATCTGAGTAGAAGAAGGAATAATATTAACATAACAGATCATCTTAGGAGGAGGAAACTAAAAAAGGGGATTGAAGCTCAGACCCTGAACATCTACCCTGTGCTACTTGAGGTATAACAGAAATGTTGGTAAGCCTGGCAGCTGTCCAGGGTCTATTTTAAGGATAATCTTTTCTATGTATGGCTTTGTGTTATACGTTTATTTAAAGCGTTTATATATCTGCCTATGTATCCAAACACGTGACAAAAGTGAGAAGTTAACACTATTGTTAGTATAAACGAATGTTAGGAAAGCAGgttacaatatttaaacattgtCTATCTCTGCCACAGTGATATACTCTGGCATAAATCCAACTACAGCCAAACCACTGTCCTAAAGGTTTGGGCACTTGAGTGGTGAACAGGCACTGCACATctgaagacaggaaacatgacaACATACCGTGAGGTAAATATGATCCGACAAGTGATTCAAACACCAACAATATcgtaatatactgtaaatctTACAATCACAGTGGGTGAAGATCTGTAAAGCCTGAAGGGTAACAGCTGTTTGTAAATCTGTCAAGTTAcctcagagaaagagagagaagttgaACTAATCTAAAAGCAATTTTAAAAAGAGTTTTAAAAGCAAAGACTATAATTTAATAGTAATTTCATTACTACTATTTCATACTGGGCTCTGAGCATTAGACAAGTGAATGTTAAATGATGAAGCTGGCACAGTTTGCTCTGCTCCAAAGGTGAATAAATGTCAACACCTGACAGAAGTGCTGCACTCCAAACTTCAGGCATTaagacatttaaacagctcaGAGAAGAGATTCAGATTTGTCCTTAAATGTTTCGGGACCTTTTTCAGCACTGAATATTGAagactgtggtgtgtgtgtctgtgtgtgtctgtgttttccttCTACACACACTGCCACATTAAAAAGGTGGACTAACTCTGACTTTTGTCTCtcccaaaaatgaaaaaaacaacaacaaactaaacaaactaaacaaaagaaaaccacaaGTCTGCATTACATGACTTGTAGGACTGAGCAGGATTGCAGCATATAACCCTGGCGAACTAGTGCAGTTTTATATAGAGCAAAGTGTCTAACATAACTAAAATCAACAGAAGATACATACAGTCTGGTCCTTTAGGAATAAGGCCCCAGCTTTGTTTTTCCTTTAGAAAATTAAAATCctcttaaaaatataaaaaacctCTTGGTTGGTGTCAAGTGTTTCTGGTCAAAGGCAGTTGCATAAGGGGTCAGAGGCtgaaaaaactgttttcatgCTTGAGGCAGGTATATGTCGAAGGACTGTGAGAAACAAGTCTGTGGGCTGACTCATCAGATGGCTGCTTGGCACTGTGGGTTGGTCATCTTCTGGAGCAGAGGGATCTGTGGGATTGGAGGAGAGAAGGTGAGCTGGTGTTAATGGACAACAGAGAATAATAACAATAGAGGCCAGCACACATTTAGAAATTCAAGTCTCACtatcacacacattttccacTTTGGAATAAATCTAAAGTTAGAGGAGCCATCTGCAGAAAATGTAGGTGAAGTGTGGATGTTGATGTGAgaaattttttttataaaaatgttttataattcCATTACCTATTCATAAATTAGGTTTGGGATCATATTGTATCAAAAGCTACATATTTTAGGAGAAACTTCAGCACCCCCCAGTGGCCAATAATGGTTACCAGGGAGCTGAAGATAAACTGATGGCTGCCATGATTTTTGGGAGATTATCTAAATCAACACAAGCTACTTATTCTGACTCCTGACCTGTAATCCCACATGTACACAAAATAACATCATACTGTGCAACTGCATGGCACATTTGAAATGTACAGTCTAATTATGTACCTTAATGGTACATCTAGTGACAATAGAACTAATTTTTGAAGCTTGTCCAAATACATTTGGTACTGAATTTGGTAACAGTTGTGTGAAATTAGTTGGAGTGCGATACTGACACATAATCACTTTGTGAAGTTGATATGtttaacatgttagcaaacatttagacatccagcagacactgaGTGATGTTCATCTGGAGTTGTGTTTGTATCCATCTGAGGAATACGACTTCCTCTCAGCTCTGAtctggtctccaccaactcttgAGGGAAATATTTGGCCCTTCAGCAACTGAATGCTCCTCTATATTCACCAACTCGTGTGGTTGGCTCATCAGAGTGGAATCTTAAAGATGTAAAAATGCTTCATAGAGCTGAGCAGAAACTGCATAGTTGGATGATAATTTGCTGTGGGCTCATTACAACAAGCAACCTCTTTCATATTACACAAGGTCATTTGATCCTGTTATGACAAATactgattagtgcagctttaaacaaataatctttttttcccccacggCCTGCCCGGTAccgagacattttaaaagatgtgGCTGAAACTGGGTGGACATTAAGTTCTTGACACAGGCCAACTTAGTTTTCACCACTGTGCGTATGTAAATGAATCGGAATCATTCCAAATTGACAGGCGTGTGCCCACTATAGGTGATTATCATTCTAGCACGCCTGCATTTCTCTAAATAAGGAAAGCTCTGTTTGGAGCGGTGCAGAAGTGGAGAGAATTATCAGTCATTGCAAAGAGGGACATGGTGGTAAACATGTAGAAAAACTTTACTGTTAGTGAAATGTGAACAATAGTTTGAGAAGTAGAACCCAGAAAAGGCAGATTTGGCTGGTAAACATATCAGTGGCACAACAGTTTGGAGCCTGAGTGTGAACCCTGTGTACAGGACATACATTGCAGCCTTTTCACATCTTATTTTTTGATTCAAGAAGGTCAACccgtctttcttttttttcttgccaatGATAAACCAAGCGTATATCTGTGTGGCATTCTCACCTTAGTCAGATCCACTCCAGTGAGGGCGTTGATGGACACGGGGAGTTCAGCTAATAGACGGTTCACCTCTCCAGTGACACGGCTGTTTTCTCCACTCAGGATGACAATCTCATTGGTCCTGGCCAGTGGTGCAGCCACCTTACCAGCAATCTAATAAAACACAAGGGAGCATATGAACATCTCATGTATGTGaggattgacagaaaatgacatgaaacctactgtttgttttgtatcctcagaaagagaaaaaaaaccttcttgGGAGTTTTGGTGCTTTTGGACTCTTTAACAAATACAATGTGTGACTAAAACACTGGTGAGAAAATGAGTCAGCAGAGCAACTTCATTTTTAATGACATGCATGTAAACCTGCCGGGCAACATAAGCAAAGACACTCTTTGTAAGTATTGACCATGGCAGATCGTGTTTCTTCTCATGGGACTTTCTGATTACAAGGGACTAGCCAGgacagacagctgcagctgattcatAATTGATTTGTAATGATGAAGACTAATTTGTTGATGTTTGAGGATGAAAACCAATACCAACTTCAGAAAACTAAAAGAATGTTTCATGTTAAAACCCCCCAAATATGCTCATGTTTAATTGTCAACATTCACATAGAAAAAGCTGCTTACAGACGACACTGACGACTTTTAAATCCACTTTTGTTAAATGAGACAAATAAATCGattatttcaaataaatgttggtGAATCTTTTTAGAAGCAGTGGTATATAAATGTACGACACAGACCTTGGGCAGAGCCTCGAGGACCAAAGCTGTCTTGGCAGCCTCGCCGTACTGCTGGTAGGCTTCAGCTTTCAGCCTCATCTTCTCTGCCTCTGCTTTTCCCACTGCTTCGATGGAGGCGGCCTCGGCTTCACCGATGCAGCGGATCTTCTCAGATTCTGCCTGTGCAATCAGCACCTTCTTTATCCTGGTGGGAGGGTTAGACAAGGACTCTTTACTCATTATACTTACATGTGCAGACAGTCATTGCACTTTTACAGCATTACAAAACATTACCTTTTAAAATGCGTTGTCATctttttaatcaatttaaaaatgagAGCACGTTTGAATCATGTTTTAGATTTTGAAGGTGGGGCTGCCCTCCTCTCTAAGGACTGTATCTGACActaggtttttttttccacttttcttgTGCGTCGTGCTGATCTTAAAAAGGTCTGAGCGATGATAAGTAAGTGATAAACTGGCTGCCACTTTAATGGTGCTGTATAGTTTGATGGGAGTCATTTGCATGATGGCCTGTCATATATCATATTCTGTAAGTCAGTGGTTAACAACATGGGGTCCAGAGTCCAGAGGGGGTAACAGGAGGTCCTCagcaaaaaaaggaataatttattttcactatgaaTTCATCCATAAGGAACATAATGGCAGAATGTATGACTATTTTGTTTATAGATttcactttctgtaataaaacgtCTAAACACAAAAAACTTAAGTGTCAGTTTGAGACCCACTGCTGTAAGTAATGGTCAGTTTCTCTTGTTTCAGGAATTGTGTTGAGATCAGTAGTATCTTAAAATCTTTCCCTCAGGCATGGAAagttgaaaaatgaaataatagtGAGAGAGGTTTTTGTATGTGTGACGACTCACTTCTGTCCCTCAGCCAGCTGCTGCATCTTGAAGGCTTCAGCTTCTGCAGGTCTCTTCACTGTGGCGATGAGCTCCTTGTCTGTACGGTCGATTTCCTTTTCCTCAATTGTGATCTGCTTCTTCCTCTGCACCACCTCAATTTCAATCTCCTCCAGACGGATCTTCTGCTGCTCTTTGGCAGCCTGCAGCTCATACGCCAGTTGAGCTTCTGCTTTCTAGAGAGGCAGGAAGTTGTTGTTTacattcttttttgtttaattgttgGAAATATATCCGATCTAGTCTATTCAACTCATTTAACTTGTTACCTTTGTGTTCACTTCCTGGTTGAAGGAGGCTTTCTGCATTTCCAGCTCTCTTTTGGAGTCGGCCATTTTTGTGTCAGCTAGGAACTTAACATCCATCATTTCTTTCTTACACTCAGCTTCCTATAAAAGGCAGTATGCAAAAGATAATGACAGGCAGATGAATTAGCACTTGGAAGGTGATAACTATTAGCTAATAGCTATTCTCAATCACAGAACGATGCTTTCTTATCGCTCTTCTTTGTAGTTTTAACTTGCTCTTAAAGCTCCTCTTACCCTGATGCCAgcgtctctctctgcctctgctaCTCCGATGTCTGCATCTCTCTGTACTGCAGCTGTCTGAGTTTTGCCCAGCGAGCTCAGGTACTCCACTTTGTCATATACATCCTGTCAAAACAtacagatatagatatagatatatataaatacagagGTGCAGtcattaaattataattattcaaaAGATAAATGCAGAATGAAGAACACGTGACGTCTCACACCTTGATGGTAAAGCTGAGGATCTCGATGCCCATGCGGCCGACATCGGGTGCTGCCACTTCTCGCACCAGGACGGCAAATTTGTCTCTGTCTTGGTAAATCTGCTCAACAGTTAGGGTACCTGTgatatagaaataaaacagtggTTAATGCTTTTCCAATTTAAATACTTAAGCCCTCTCCTCTGATACAGCAGaagttacattacatttatgttATTGTCTGCTTTGTGTTTGATGACACAGAAGcattttttccttaaaaaagTCTTTACTGTCACTCTGTAACATTACACACCTGTTACCCATTACCCACATGTGTCCAAAAAAAGGCCAAACAAGCAAAGACAATGCAGCTTTGAGGAGATACCCACCAAGGATGGCACGCAGGTGACCCTCGAGTGTCTGCAAGATGACACTCTTGATCTCCACGACTGACTTCCCTAGGAACTGCTCGCAGGCGTAACCCAGcagttcattttctgtcatcaCCTTCACCTGGTGCCAGTGTGGAGAAAGATCGTCAGCTGAATACACatccacagaaacacacacaacaccaaTACAAATACAGGCAGGGGTGTGgcacacatgaaaaaaacatacgTACTAGCTCTCAGACCATTAACAAATCATTTTCTATCTGATCTGTTACCATAcgtcattattattttctcttcacTTGTGCAgcatcagtattttttttaatgaattcataGTGCTGAaagtacaaaaataaacattacatttacatcttcatttaaaccattttttgtTGAAGAGATTTTTGTTGAACACGTCAGATATCTGGATCATTGATTGGGATTGAGCAATATTTTACACTGTGATGAACTGTTTcaattatgattattatcacAGGAGAAAGGCATATAAACACAATATCACTGCTGGAGATGGAGATGTGATCACTGTAATTGTAATCTTGTATACAGTCACTATGCCTTATTAAGAAAGTATTTAGAAAATACTGGCCAATATTGACATAGAGTAAAGTCTGCATGGTGAGATAAATACAATTAAGTAAACAAACATTATCTAAAAGTTACTTCCAATTTCTTAGGTTTTCAATACACAGTGATATGAATGTATAGAACAGCATTTTAGCAATATCTTTGGATAATACAATTTTGTCCTAATCTCATATAATTGATCACAACATAGTTGATATGTTGATATCTTCTGATGCACTCAATGGTGTGAGTGCCTGGACTTAAAAagtgcagacagcagcttccttGAATCGAATCATGTCATGGAAGGTAATGAAACTAGATGCCTTTCTTCTGTGATCAATATCACCAGATGCAGACCTGACTTCAAACCCATTCGAAGACATAAGATAACAAGCAGAGCAAGAGTACTTGTAAATGGAAACTACTACGCTAATAATTTCTTAATGCAGACATTTAAATGCAAGGATATATATTCCCTGTTTAGTTCCACATTTGAGTAATTACTATGTGGAAGAAAGTCCAACATCAAAGCTGGTTTCATGGTAATGTAGAGCAAATCATAAATCAGAAACTACTGTATGTTCCTATTATAAAGTCAAATAACAGTGAACAGTATCATTTCAAGTTGAGGGAATTAAATCAGCGACactgtttacagtaaaataaaacaaacaagggCAGTCAGTGACAGCAAGAGAACTCATTTACACAGTCTGGAAATCAAAAAAGGTGCAAGACAAAAGGTTTGGGATGACACTATACTCCACTGGAGCTGTAAGGAAAGAGAGCGTGAGCTGGGTCCTTAGGCGAGCGGTCTGCACATGGTTTTGTTTTGCAACATGCATTCATACAAGGAATAAGGGCAACACAATGTCAGGGAAGATGAACGTCATTCCAAGGAAacatgtctgaaaacaaaaaaaaaggctgcaagCCACCTGGATAACCACACATCAGGCACAAACAGACAGCAGGGGGAGCTGTGCTGCGGCCCAGACTGGAATAAAGACGTGTGTGCAATGGTGATATCTTATTTACAACTCCTGATCTCTGACCTAACCATAAAATGCCCCTTCTGACGCCACCCTTCCTCCTGTTCACTTCATTGACACACAACTGAAATACACAAGTACAGGAtatgcaaaagaaaaacaatgcaaTCCCAACTGCCCCTGACAACTATTTCCTCAATTTGTGTTATTCCTCAAAAGGTCTCAACTATCTCAGTAGGTAGTTAAGTCAGAACAATATCATAGATTAACATTCTGCTCAGGTTTTGCAATAAACTCCCTCAAATAGGTGCCTCTCTTTGAGCCTAAACATATGTGTCTCTATCCTCCTGTTGCCATGGGACACACGTTCCACAATGGCTTTGGCTTAGGTTGGGCCAATCAAATGGTGGCATGGTGAGCCTCTCTGTGAAGTGAACTATGTGAGAGCGAGGGGTTGTTCAGCTCTAAACAGTGGATGCATTGTCAGCATGCATGTAGGAAATCACAGAGGAACGCTGGTATGGCTGTGGCCAGAAGATAATGAGGCATCCTCTTTCAAACACCAAAATGCATGCTGACTAAAAAGAAGGATAAATGAATCATAGCAGAATATTACTTGAAAattgaaatacagaaaatagTATTTTATGCAAATGTGAAAATCcaccataaaaaaaagaatcactTTTTATTACACTTGTTTAGAACTTAGTCAGCATTTATTTACAAGGGCAAGTTTCCACAAGACAAGATGTCCATGACAGCTTTGACTTGTTGTCAGTACACACAACTGAATTTCCTACTGAACTGTCTacagttgcattgtgggtaatgtaggttttaaaatggaagaagaaaaacgtgaaattaaaaaaagacgaTATGGCTCTGCTGGATCTTACTTTGAGTCCTTGTTATGGCAGTGCAATGCTAATAGTTAGttcaattaaatgtgtttattaataactataattatttcagtgtaatattatattaatagtTATTAATAGAgacattaatattatatttcagtCTCCTTGTAATTATCTGCACCTGTTAATTTTGTTTATATGCTGAAGTGCCATTAAACTACATGATTATTATACATTTAGTGACCATGTCTTAATACTGttaacttttattgtgaaaagaaAGTTACCCAAATGGCTTgtggaaaggaaaaggagattTTTTTGATTTTGACACTGAATGGGATCAAACAATAGCATACAtaattaacttaaaaaaagaaagaaaaataacagaacaccactaAAATCCACATCAGGCTCTGCACAGACCCCCTCTACTATCACACTAGGACCAATATCAGACAGAAAATGGCACTGTTCCAACAAAACGCAAGGGGCTGGTGTGGGTGAGCTGCTACAGCTGTGTGAATATAAACCAGGAAGTTCAGTTTGAAGATTTCCCaagcacagagaaacaggacAGTTTATGAAGTTTAGAAGCAGAAATTTACCACTCTGGAACGTCATCACAGCAATAATAATCTCCACACTTGCATATCATAATCAGAAGAATTAGTGCAGTGCTGCAAGATATTCGATATTCTACTTGCTTGTATTTCATTGGCCAATTTACACTGCGCCGACAAGCTCAGTggtattatttaaattaatgagGATGCTGCGTTTTTGGACACAGTGCTACTGTCAGTCTGACTGCGTCCTTGGTGAGATACAATAAACTAGGTGAACTCTGTCCACATATGAGCAGAAATCATGCAGACAACAGTTTGACCCAGTTTGAACATCTGTATGTGCATCTGTCTCAtgtcaaaatcacacacacacaaaaaaaacaacaaaaaacacaggtGTGCATCTTCACTTAAGTCCTCTATGAAATTCCCTCATTTGCTGTGATTATGCGGTGAcgccagaggaaaaaaaaaagagga from Scomber japonicus isolate fScoJap1 chromosome 13, fScoJap1.pri, whole genome shotgun sequence includes:
- the LOC128371138 gene encoding flotillin-2a, encoding MGNCHTVGPNEALVVSGGCCGSDQKTYVVGGWSWAWWLISDIQRITLEIMTLQPKCEDVETAEGVAITVTGVAQVKVMTENELLGYACEQFLGKSVVEIKSVILQTLEGHLRAILGTLTVEQIYQDRDKFAVLVREVAAPDVGRMGIEILSFTIKDVYDKVEYLSSLGKTQTAAVQRDADIGVAEAERDAGIREAECKKEMMDVKFLADTKMADSKRELEMQKASFNQEVNTKKAEAQLAYELQAAKEQQKIRLEEIEIEVVQRKKQITIEEKEIDRTDKELIATVKRPAEAEAFKMQQLAEGQKIKKVLIAQAESEKIRCIGEAEAASIEAVGKAEAEKMRLKAEAYQQYGEAAKTALVLEALPKIAGKVAAPLARTNEIVILSGENSRVTGEVNRLLAELPVSINALTGVDLTKIPLLQKMTNPQCQAAI